A window of the Miscanthus floridulus cultivar M001 chromosome 14, ASM1932011v1, whole genome shotgun sequence genome harbors these coding sequences:
- the LOC136505438 gene encoding probable sugar phosphate/phosphate translocator At4g32390 yields the protein MSTREAMHLQHFRTQQATNTAIAMGAGDDTKPAAMEVTSSTSSTSSSPTPAPPPPSVLRSVLLSYAYVGIWMSLSFAVIVYNKYILDPKLYNWPFPISLTMIHMAFCASLAFLLVRVLRVVDVPSPPQQAMTPRLYASSVLPIGALYALSLWFSNSAYIYLSVSFIQMLKALMPVAVYSLAVALRTDAFRRATLLNMLAISAGVAVAAYGEARFDVFGVALQLLAVAAEATRLVLIQILLTSKGVSLNPITSLYYVAPCCLVFLTIPWFAIELPRLRAAAAGGRLARPDVFVFGTNSLCAFALNLAVFLLVGKTSALTMNVAGVVKDWLLIAFSWTVIKDTVTPVNLVGYGIAFLGVAYYNHAKLQALKAKEAERKAAATAVAKPDDDTEAGARLLPPDNKDGAGDGGHHKN from the coding sequence ATGTCAACGCGCGAAGCGATGCATCTCCAACATTTTCGAACACAACAGGCCACCAACACAGCCATCGCGATGGGCGCCGGCGACGACACCAAGCCCGCTGCCATGGAGGTGACCTCGTCCACCTCGTCGACGTCGTCGTCCCCCACCCcggcgccaccaccgccgtcggtGCTACGGTCCGTGCTGCTGTCGTACGCGTACGTGGGGATCTGGATGAGCCTGAGCTTCGCAGTGATCGTGTACAACAAGTACATCCTAGACCCCAAGCTCTACAACTGGCCGTTCCCGATCTCGCTCACCATGATCCACATGGCGTTCTGCGCGTCGCTCGCCTTCTTGCTCGTCCGCGTCCTCCGCGTCGTCGACGTCCCGTCGCCCCCTCAGCAGGCCATGACGCCGCGCCTCTACGCGTCCTCCGTGCTCCCGATCGGCGCGCTCTACGCGCTGTCGCTCTGGTTCTCCAACTCCGCCTACATCTACCTCTCCGTCTCCTTCATCCAGATGCTCAAGGCGCTGATGCCGGTCGCCGTCTACTCCCTCGCCGTCGCCCTCCGCACCGACGCCttccgccgcgccacgctgctCAACATGCTCGCCATCTCCGcgggcgtcgccgtcgccgcctacGGCGAGGCCCGCTTCGACGTGTTCGGCGTCGCGCTGCAgctgctcgccgtcgccgccgaggCCACCCGCCTCGTGCTCATCCAGATCCTGCTCACCTCCAAGGGAGTGTCGCTCAACCCCATCACCTCGCTCTACTACGTCGCGCCATGCTGCCTCGTCTTCCTCACCATCCCGTGGTTCGCCATCGAGCTTCCCCGgctgcgcgccgccgccgccgggggacGGCTCGCCCGCCCCGACGTGTTCGTCTTCGGCACCAACTCCCTCTGTGCATTCGCCCTCAACCTCGCCGTTTTCCTGCTGGTGGGCAAGACCTCCGCGCTCACCATGAACGTCGCCGGCGTCGTCAAGGACTGGCTGCTCATCGCCTTCTCGTGGACGGTCATCAAGGACACCGTCACGCCCGTCAACCTCGTCGGCTACGGCATCGCCTTCCTCGGCGTCGCCTACTACAACCACGCCAAGCTCCAGGCGCTCAAGGCCAAGGAGGCCGAGAGGAAGGCGGCCGCCACAGCGGTGGCCAAGCCGGACGATGACACGGAGGCAGGTGCGCGGCTGCTGCCGCCGGACAACAAGGACGGCGCCGGCGACGGTGGTCACCACAAAAACTGA